The proteins below come from a single Asanoa ferruginea genomic window:
- the folP gene encoding dihydropteroate synthase: protein MSGELRLGPRTFGPTDLVVMAIVNRTPDSFFDRGATYAADAALRAVEAAVRDGADIIDIGGVKAGPGDHVDPVEEITRTVATVAAVRAAFPDTVISIDTWRAEVATEAVAAGADLINDTWAGADPHLAEVAAATGAGLVCTHAGGLRPRTRPHRAAFDDVVADVVATITALARRAADLGVRRDGIVVDPAHDFGKNTRHSLELTRRLGDLVATGWPVLVALSNKDFIGETLDLPVDQRLEGTLAATAVSAWLGARLFRAHQVRETRRVLDTVSSIRGDRPPAVSRRGLA, encoded by the coding sequence ATGTCGGGCGAGTTGCGGCTGGGACCGCGGACCTTCGGCCCGACCGACCTCGTGGTGATGGCGATCGTCAACCGGACACCCGACTCGTTCTTCGACCGCGGCGCCACATATGCCGCGGACGCCGCCCTCCGCGCGGTCGAGGCCGCGGTCCGGGACGGCGCCGACATCATCGACATCGGCGGGGTCAAGGCCGGCCCGGGTGACCACGTCGATCCGGTCGAGGAGATCACCCGCACGGTCGCGACGGTGGCCGCGGTGCGCGCCGCCTTTCCCGACACGGTGATCTCGATCGACACCTGGCGGGCCGAGGTCGCCACCGAGGCGGTCGCGGCCGGCGCGGACCTGATCAACGACACCTGGGCCGGCGCCGACCCTCACCTCGCCGAGGTCGCCGCCGCGACCGGTGCCGGGCTGGTCTGCACCCACGCGGGCGGCCTGCGGCCACGCACGCGCCCGCATCGGGCGGCGTTCGACGACGTGGTCGCCGACGTGGTCGCGACGATCACCGCACTCGCGCGGAGGGCAGCCGATCTGGGGGTACGCCGCGACGGCATCGTCGTCGACCCCGCGCACGACTTCGGCAAGAACACCCGGCACTCGCTGGAGCTCACCCGCCGGCTCGGCGACCTGGTGGCGACCGGCTGGCCGGTGCTGGTGGCACTGTCCAACAAGGATTTCATCGGGGAGACCCTCGACCTGCCGGTGGACCAGCGGCTGGAGGGCACCCTCGCCGCGACCGCGGTCTCGGCCTGGCTCGGCGCCCGGCTGTTCCGGGCGCACCAGGTGCGGGAGACCCGCCGGGTGCTCGACACCGTGTCGTCGATCCGCGGCGACCGCCCGCCGGCGGTCTCCCGCCGCGGACTCGCCTAG
- a CDS encoding DNA-3-methyladenine glycosylase I → MTDLVIGADGKARCPWGSSPDYLDYHDAEWGQPLRGDDHLYERMTLEAFQSGLSWLTILRKRENFRKAFGRFKIKTIAAYDDSDVARLMADTGIVRNRQKVDAAISNARAALSVEGGLSKLLWSYAPPPRPHRPRSGAEVPATTPESTAMAKDLKKRGFRFVGPTTAYALMQATGMVDDHLEGCHVPPH, encoded by the coding sequence GTGACAGACCTCGTGATCGGCGCCGACGGCAAGGCGCGCTGCCCGTGGGGCAGCAGTCCCGACTACCTCGACTACCACGACGCCGAGTGGGGCCAGCCGCTGCGCGGCGACGATCACCTCTACGAGCGGATGACGCTGGAGGCGTTCCAGTCGGGCCTGTCCTGGCTGACCATCCTGCGCAAACGGGAAAACTTCCGGAAGGCGTTCGGGCGGTTCAAGATCAAAACCATCGCGGCCTACGACGACAGCGACGTCGCCCGCCTGATGGCCGACACCGGCATCGTCCGCAACCGGCAGAAGGTCGACGCGGCGATCAGCAACGCCCGCGCCGCGCTCTCGGTCGAGGGCGGGCTGAGCAAGCTGCTGTGGTCCTACGCGCCGCCGCCGCGGCCACACCGACCGCGCTCGGGCGCCGAGGTCCCGGCCACCACGCCCGAGTCCACGGCCATGGCCAAAGACCTCAAGAAACGCGGCTTCCGCTTCGTCGGCCCGACGACGGCCTACGCGCTGATGCAGGCCACCGGCATGGTCGACGACCACTTGGAGGGCTGCCACGTGCCGCCGCACTGA
- a CDS encoding 2-oxoacid:acceptor oxidoreductase subunit alpha — MAKQVRQLDRVVIRFAGDSGDGMQLTGDRFTSETAQLGNDISTLPNFPAEIRAPAGTLPGVSSFQVHFADYDILTPGDSPNVLVAMNPAALKANVGDLPRGADIIVNTDEFTKRNLTKVGYAENPLEDGSLDGYALHPVALTSMTIGALAEHAVSKKDAERAKNMFALGLLSWMYSRPYESTIRFLERKFAARPELVAANIAAFKAGWNFGETTEDFGVRYEVKPAKMSPGTYRNITGNQALSLGLVAAGVRSGLPVFLGAYPITPASDILHELSKHKRFGITTMQAEDEIAAIGAALGASYGGSLGITTTSGPGVALKGETISLAVALELPLLIIDVQRAGPSTGMPTKTEQADLNMALFGRHGEAPVAVVAPRSPSDCFFAAIEAARIALTYRTPVILLSDNYVANGSEPWLLPDVDTLPDLRVEFATEPNSEDGKSFLPYLRDPVTMARPWAIPGTPGLEHRIGGLEKADKTGDISYDPANHDFMVRTRAARIEAIPVPDIEVEDPDGDARTLVLGWGSTYGPIGAACRALRHRGLPIAQAHLRHLSPMPANLGEVLRGYDRVVIPEMNLGQLAHVIRSRFLIDAIPYNQVSGLPFTAAKLESMLEEVVKNG; from the coding sequence GTGGCCAAACAGGTCCGTCAACTGGATCGCGTGGTCATCCGCTTCGCTGGCGACTCCGGCGACGGCATGCAGCTCACCGGCGACCGGTTCACTTCGGAGACCGCTCAGCTCGGAAATGACATCTCGACGCTGCCCAACTTCCCCGCCGAGATCCGCGCTCCAGCCGGCACCCTCCCCGGTGTCTCGAGCTTCCAGGTGCACTTCGCCGACTACGACATCCTCACGCCGGGTGACTCGCCCAACGTGCTGGTGGCGATGAACCCGGCCGCACTCAAAGCCAACGTCGGCGACCTGCCGCGTGGGGCCGACATCATCGTCAACACCGACGAGTTCACCAAGCGCAACCTGACCAAGGTCGGTTACGCGGAGAACCCGCTCGAAGACGGCTCGCTCGACGGCTACGCGCTGCACCCGGTCGCGCTGACCTCGATGACGATCGGCGCCCTCGCCGAGCACGCCGTCTCGAAGAAAGACGCCGAGCGCGCGAAGAACATGTTCGCCCTCGGCCTGCTCTCCTGGATGTACTCGCGACCCTACGAGTCGACGATCCGCTTCCTGGAGCGCAAGTTCGCCGCCCGTCCCGAGCTCGTCGCGGCCAACATCGCGGCGTTCAAGGCCGGTTGGAACTTCGGCGAGACGACCGAAGACTTCGGCGTACGTTACGAGGTCAAGCCGGCCAAGATGAGCCCCGGCACCTACCGCAACATCACCGGCAACCAGGCGCTGTCGCTCGGCCTCGTCGCCGCCGGTGTGCGGTCGGGCCTGCCGGTGTTCCTCGGCGCCTACCCGATCACCCCGGCGTCCGACATCCTGCACGAGCTGAGCAAGCACAAGCGCTTCGGCATCACCACCATGCAGGCCGAAGACGAGATCGCCGCGATCGGTGCCGCGCTCGGTGCCTCCTACGGCGGCAGCCTGGGCATCACCACCACGTCCGGCCCCGGCGTCGCGCTCAAGGGCGAGACGATCTCGCTGGCCGTGGCACTGGAGCTGCCGCTGCTGATCATCGACGTGCAGCGGGCCGGCCCGTCGACCGGCATGCCGACCAAGACCGAGCAGGCCGACCTCAACATGGCCCTGTTCGGCCGGCACGGCGAGGCGCCGGTCGCCGTCGTCGCGCCGCGGTCGCCGTCCGACTGCTTCTTCGCCGCGATCGAGGCGGCCCGGATCGCCCTCACCTACCGCACGCCGGTGATCCTGCTGTCCGACAACTACGTCGCCAACGGGTCCGAGCCGTGGCTGCTGCCCGACGTCGACACGCTGCCCGACCTGCGGGTCGAATTCGCGACGGAGCCCAACAGCGAAGACGGCAAGAGCTTCCTGCCCTACCTGCGCGACCCGGTCACCATGGCCCGGCCGTGGGCGATCCCGGGCACGCCGGGGCTCGAGCACCGGATCGGCGGCCTGGAGAAGGCCGACAAGACCGGCGACATCTCCTACGACCCGGCCAACCACGACTTCATGGTGCGCACCCGGGCCGCCCGGATCGAGGCGATCCCGGTGCCCGACATCGAGGTGGAAGACCCCGATGGCGACGCGCGCACGCTGGTGCTGGGCTGGGGCTCGACCTACGGCCCGATCGGCGCCGCCTGCCGGGCCCTGCGCCACCGCGGCCTGCCGATCGCCCAGGCACACCTGCGGCACCTCTCGCCGATGCCCGCCAACCTCGGCGAGGTGCTCCGCGGCTACGACCGGGTGGTCATTCCGGAGATGAACCTGGGCCAGCTCGCCCACGTGATCCGGTCGCGCTTCCTGATCGACGCGATCCCCTACAACCAGGTCAGCGGCCTGCCGTTCACGGCCGCGAAGCTGGAGTCAATGCTCGAGGAAGTCGTCAAAAATGGCTAA
- the ndhC gene encoding NADH-quinone oxidoreductase subunit A produces the protein MTGYLGSYVTLGLLLVASVLIFVGAFTANRLLSPADPAEPAGKRQTYESGVDPVGGDWAQVQIRYYVYAYLYVLFAVEAVFLFPWAVVFDRPGFGATTVVEMAIFVAVLALGILYAWRKKILNWT, from the coding sequence ATGACGGGTTACCTCGGGTCCTACGTGACGCTGGGGCTCCTGCTGGTGGCCAGCGTCTTGATCTTCGTCGGCGCGTTCACCGCCAATCGGCTGCTCAGCCCGGCCGACCCGGCCGAGCCGGCGGGCAAGCGCCAGACCTACGAGAGCGGCGTCGACCCGGTCGGCGGCGACTGGGCCCAGGTGCAGATCCGGTATTACGTCTACGCATATCTTTATGTGCTTTTCGCGGTTGAGGCCGTTTTTCTCTTTCCGTGGGCAGTCGTGTTCGACCGGCCCGGCTTCGGCGCGACCACCGTGGTGGAAATGGCCATTTTCGTGGCGGTCCTGGCGCTCGGCATCCTCTACGCCTGGCGCAAGAAGATCCTCAACTGGACCTAG
- a CDS encoding SRPBCC family protein, with product MSEEDLREAAQPGAGEVTATVIIKAPAKQVYEAFTAWRRQGEWIPFTTVRVVSGDGGEGTVIEAVTALGPAVLRDEFRVARLDPPYEVRVIHQGKLLRGPGVLRCTPMGTDRTQVVWHEWFHLPGGAAGRVAWPLLWPGSKLSLTQALKRFARLVEAGRLP from the coding sequence ATGAGCGAGGAAGACCTGCGCGAGGCCGCCCAGCCCGGCGCCGGAGAGGTCACCGCGACGGTCATCATCAAGGCACCCGCCAAGCAGGTGTACGAGGCCTTCACCGCCTGGCGCCGGCAGGGCGAGTGGATCCCGTTCACCACGGTCCGGGTGGTCTCCGGCGACGGCGGCGAGGGCACCGTGATCGAGGCGGTCACCGCGCTCGGCCCGGCCGTCCTCCGCGACGAGTTCCGGGTGGCCCGGCTCGACCCGCCCTACGAGGTGCGGGTCATCCACCAGGGCAAGCTGCTGCGCGGCCCGGGCGTGCTGCGCTGCACCCCGATGGGCACCGACCGCACGCAGGTGGTCTGGCACGAGTGGTTCCACCTGCCCGGTGGCGCCGCCGGCCGGGTCGCCTGGCCGCTGCTCTGGCCGGGTTCGAAGCTGAGCCTGACCCAGGCCCTGAAGCGCTTCGCCCGGCTGGTCGAGGCGGGCCGGCTGCCCTGA